A window of Acidimicrobiales bacterium contains these coding sequences:
- the sufC gene encoding Fe-S cluster assembly ATPase SufC, whose product MSTAPLFEITGLHAATAEGGIEILKGLDLTVGAGEVHALMGPNGSGKSTLASVLLGSPEYDVTAGSIRFRGEDITEWPAEVRGKAGIFLAFQYPQEIPGVSVLNFLRQSLSARKGIEMSVLELRLAIMEWMERLDMDESFAERYVNEGFSGGEKKRNEILQMAILEPEMAILDETDSGLDIDALRVVATGVQEVRRDRPELGVLAITHYQRLLDELQPDRVHVIVDGRIAESGGPELSSRLEAEGYERFGVGQ is encoded by the coding sequence ATGTCGACGGCTCCGCTCTTCGAAATCACCGGCCTGCACGCGGCCACCGCCGAGGGCGGCATCGAGATCCTGAAGGGCCTCGATCTCACCGTCGGCGCCGGCGAGGTCCACGCGCTCATGGGACCCAACGGATCGGGCAAGAGCACCCTCGCCAGCGTGCTGCTCGGCAGTCCCGAATACGACGTCACGGCCGGGTCCATCAGGTTCCGCGGCGAGGACATCACCGAGTGGCCCGCCGAGGTGCGGGGCAAGGCCGGCATCTTCCTGGCGTTCCAGTACCCCCAGGAGATCCCCGGCGTCTCCGTGCTCAACTTCCTGCGGCAATCGCTGTCGGCCCGCAAGGGCATCGAGATGTCGGTGCTCGAACTCCGCCTCGCGATCATGGAGTGGATGGAGCGCCTCGACATGGACGAGTCGTTCGCCGAGCGCTACGTGAACGAAGGCTTCTCCGGTGGCGAGAAGAAGCGCAACGAGATCCTCCAGATGGCGATCCTCGAACCCGAGATGGCGATTCTCGACGAAACCGATTCCGGCCTCGACATCGACGCGCTGCGCGTGGTCGCCACCGGCGTGCAGGAGGTGCGCCGCGACCGCCCCGAGCTGGGCGTGCTGGCGATCACCCACTACCAACGCCTCCTCGACGAACTCCAGCCCGATCGGGTCCATGTGATCGTCGACGGGCGCATCGCCGAGTCGGGCGGCCCCGAGCTGTCCTCACGGCTCGAAGCCGAAGGCTACGAACGGTTCGGAGTCGGTCAGTGA